A window of the Plasmodium vivax chromosome 12, whole genome shotgun sequence genome harbors these coding sequences:
- a CDS encoding hypothetical protein, conserved (encoded by transcript PVX_117855A), translating into MKAEKDDPFHEAKHEVDVSVKKLQSLYNNWSSIPDKNSMLAKEKYSLIKEEIKYLNEDLDDLDNSVNVVKKNLFKFNISNEELENRASSLKNIRTVLNDISSNLTYKVLNYSGDIKGEYDAVVLKRQDNDLDELAESAERLHNAAITINTELKDQQRLLDELENEMDYSNEKMNFVTKKIADYLKTNNPKMLSLIVYLTLISFFLLFVLVVS; encoded by the exons atgaAGGCGGAAAAGGATGACCCCTTTCATGAAGCAAAACA CGAAGTGGACGTCTCAGTGAAGAAGCTGCAAAGTCTATACAACAACTGGAGTAGCATCCCGGACAAAAATtcaat GCTGGCCAAGGAGAAATACTCCCTgataaaggaagaaataaaatatcttAACGAAGACTTAGATGATCTGGACAACTCCGttaatgttgtaaaaaagaatttattcaaatttaatattagcAATGAGGAGTTGGAGAATCGAGCCAGTTCGCTGAAAAATATTCGAACCGTCCTGAACGATATTTCCAGCAATTTGACGTACAAG GTTTTAAACTACAGTGGAGACATCAAGGGGGAATACGACGCA GTTGTGCTCAAAAGGCAAGATAACGATTTGGACGAACTCGCCGAGTCAGCGGAGCGGCTGCACAACGCCGCCATCACCATCAATACAGAGCTGAAGGATCAACAAAG ACTGCTTGACGAGTTGGAAAACGAAATGGATTATTCAA atgaaaaaatgaactttgtgacgaaaaaaattgcagattATTTAAAGACAAATA ATCCGAAAATGCTATCCCTAATAGTCTACCTGACGCttatctcattttttttgttatttgtCCTCGTGGTTTCCTGA
- a CDS encoding hypothetical protein, conserved (encoded by transcript PVX_117860A): MDNLFTININPDENVRLNTNTEKNQFGNFRGDREGLTVPPDEEPNKNNGSKGSNGSNGSNGNTNDNNNNHYSVEEDEVITLEMDQISTSDSFDMLEELNENQINDYENMRKKIRVHILTSFQKDNILIEGPEQLEPDCFMEPNLEGNENILVKLRKDKIYRIVSSASQERNKRSRPNEANNRYYYDPNVLGEDAPGDYDNFVDVLLGRKAPRRGASPPSKGEGNATVEGGEEDAAVEGGEENATIEEGEENATVEGGDENATIEEGDENAAAEVGEENATVEEGEEIAAVEGGDENDATAADVENTGTAEIEGKPMQAEDISPVAMENAERCTQTGEEICTDDSKSNQVVDDFREKIKNWLVKFPDINAENLFFHFYFQSELYKEKKYTCQNCGSSDCDRELTFRHVCKNTYCFLCYKRVTGPICHNTKAQYMAFKANAEKLLNDLKYIQHPYGSMPCLNCFSNDHLKCGRPPYIYAKHSHNVRREYNSKLDPSYYVYMRNPRNIWILHEPKSGERRGNDDGDNNALRNGHNRSGQSSSSGGNGGNNGGNNGGNNGGGYGRGYGGGNGGGYGRGYGRGGEHGNRRDNRRGSDTSQAAANQERVGAAPHNRHKDARNFSSNHNVYMEEDDDAYDNSKRKVILTKNSFNDNAQRNKQKRNYDAYDSASQNNFHSNNKRHKNDAHQSGSYHDYKNKQQVGNDQHDNISDFHPHGGKHGNRNRGSDQFSSRHHNKNRNTHDSGVGDYYNNDGRGQDNRNSGGNHPGGNHPGGYYNMHNEANDGAQGYTNGQMNSARSGLYKFASATSGHFNNPKGSSSMKQNANFHVNKNNSHNMHNRHQNNNHSDDNPKRGQGKGNHGGYSSHNSNVARQNSNVARQNSNVARQNNNVARHKQNNHSGNGPANNKGGNTLYKNTHKNVHPDRGAYHNYR; the protein is encoded by the coding sequence ATGGATAATCTTTTTACAATAAACATAAATCCAGACGAAAATGTTCGCTTAAACACAAATACAGAAAAGAATCAGTTTGGGAATTTCAGGGGGGATAGGGAGGGCCTTACCGTGCCCCCCGATGAGGAACCGAACAAAAACAATGGAAGTAAAGGAAGCAACGGAAGCAACGGAAGCAACGGCAATACGAACGACAACAATAATAACCACTACAGCgtagaagaagatgaagtcATAACCCTGGAAATGGACCAAATCAGCACAAGCGATAGTTTCGATATGCTGGAAGAATTAAACGAAAATCAAATTAAcgattatgaaaatatgaggaagaaaattcgAGTCCATATTTTGACCAGTTTTCAAAaggataatattttaatcGAGGGCCCAGAGCAGTTGGAACCAGATTGTTTTATGGAGCCTAATTTGGAAGGGAATGAAAACATATTAGTGAAATTGAGGAAAGATAAAATTTATCGCATCGTTTCATCTGCCTCTCAGGAGAGAAACAAACGGAGTAGGCCAAATGAGGCCAACAACAGATATTACTATGACCCAAATGTGCTTGGCGAAGATGCGCCGGGGGACTACGACAATTTTGTGGATGTCCTTTTGGGAAGGAAGGCGCCGCGGAGGGGGGCCAGCCCCCCATCGAAGGGTGAAGGGAATGCTACTGTCGAGGGGGGCGAGGAAGACGCTGCTGTTGAGGGGGGTGAAGAGAATGCTACAATCGAAGAGGGTGAAGAAAATGCTACTGTCGAAGGGGGTGACGAAAACGCTACAATCGAGGAGGGTGACGAAAACGCTGCTGCCGAAGTGGGTGAAGAAAATGCTACTGTCGAGGAGGGTGAAGAAATCGCTGCTGTCGAAGGAGGTGACGAAAACGATGCAACCGCTGCGGATGTAGAAAATACGGGGACGGCCGAAATAGAAGGAAAACCCATGCAGGCGGAGGACATCTCCCCAGTGGCCATGGAAAACGCGGAAAGGTGCACACAAACGGGTGAAGAAATTTGCACAGACGATTCCAAGTCCAACCAAGTGGTAGACGATTTtcgagaaaaaataaaaaattggctaGTAAAATTTCCAGACATCAATGctgaaaatttatttttccatttttacttcCAAAGCGAATTgtacaaagaaaaaaaatacacctgTCAGAACTGCGGATCTAGCGATTGCGACAGAGAGTTGACCTTCAGACATGTGTGTAAAAACACCTACTGCTTCCTCTGCTATAAACGGGTGACTGGACCGATTTGCCACAACACCAAGGCACAATATATGGCATTCAAAGCGAATGCAGAGAAGCTTCTAAACGACTTAAAGTACATTCAGCATCCGTATGGAAGCATGCCCTGCTTAAATTGTTTCTCTAATGACCATTTGAAATGTGGAAGGCCTCCGTACATTTACGCCAAGCACTCGCACAACGTTAGGAGGGAATACAACAGCAAGTTGGATCCTTCCTATTATGTCTACATGAGAAATCCAAGAAATATATGGATTTTACATGAGCCCAAAAGCGGTGAACGGAGGGGCAACGATGACGGTGATAATAATGCCCTGCGAAATGGGCACAACAGATCCGGCCAGAGCAGCAGTAGTGGTGGGAACGGAGGTAACAACGGAGGTAACAACGGAGGTAACAACGGAGGTGGATACGGACGTGGCTACGGAGGTGGCAATGGGGGTGGATACGGGCGCGGCTACGGACGTGGGGGCGAACACGGCAACCGACGCGACAACAGACGCGGGAGCGACACTAGCCAAGCCGCAGCAAACCAGGAGAGAGTCGGCGCTGCCCCACACAACCGCCACAAAGACGCAAGAAATTTTAGTAGCAATCACAACGTGTATATGGAAGAAGACGATGATGCGTATGACAACAGCAAACGTAAGGTAATCCTCACAAAGAACTCCTTTAACGATAATGCACAAAGGAACAAGCAGAAGAGGAATTACGACGCGTACGAttcagctagccaaaataaTTTCCACTCGAATAATAAAAGACACAAGAATGATGCCCACCAAAGCGGCAGCTACCATGattacaaaaataagcaaCAGGTAGGCAATGACCAGCATGACAACATAAGTGACTTCCACCCACACGGAGGGAAGCATGGCAATAGAAATAGAGGCAGCGACCAGTTTAGCAGTAGGCATCACAATAAGAATAGGAACACCCATGACAGTGGCGTTGGCGATTACTATAATAATGATGGCAGGGGTCAGGACAACAGAAACAGCGGCGGTAATCATCCAGGCGGTAATCACCCAGGTGGTTACTATAACATGCATAACGAGGCCAATGACGGCGCCCAGGGATACACAAACGGGCAAATGAATAGCGCCAGGTCAGGTCTGTACAAATTCGCAAGCGCCACCAGTGGTCATTTTAATAACCCAAAAGGTAGTTCCTCCATGAAGCAAAATGCTAACTTCcatgtgaataaaaataactcgCACAATATGCACAACAGGCATCAGAATAATAACCACTCTGATGACAATCCCAAACGCGGCCAGGGCAAAGGCAACCACGGAGGTTACAGCAGCCACAACAGTAATGTAGCTCGCCAAAACAGTAATGTAGCTCGCCAAAATAGTAACGTAGCTCGCCAAAACAATAATGTAGCTCGCCACAAGCAGAATAACCACAGTGGGAACGGACCCGCTAacaacaaaggggggaacaccTTGTACAAAAACACGCATAAGAACGTGCACCCGGATAGAGGCGCCTACCACAACTACCGATGA